TATCATCACGATTGTCTGGTGAAACTGCTCGCCCGTCAGCTTCAGAAGCCCCAGAACCTCCTGCGATGTTCTGGAATCCAGATTTCCGGTCGGCTCGTCCGCGAGAATAATGGCAGGTTTGCTGGCGAGCGCCCGCGCGATTGCCACTCTCTGCTGCTGTCCGCCGGAGAGCTGGTTCGGCATACTGTTCTTTTTTTCCAGAATGCCGAGCATATTCATAATTTCTTTAATAAACGCGCGGTCCGGCTTTTCTCCGTCCAGCTCGATTGGAAGCACAATATTTTCATAGACGTTTAAAATCGGCACCAGATTATAATTCTGGAAGATAAAGCCGATGTTGCGCCTGCGGAAAATCGTCAGCTCTGATTCGTTCAGCTTGAAAATTTCTTTACCGGAAACGATGACCTCCCCCGACGTTGCGTAATCCAACCCGCCGAGCATATGCAGCAGCGTGCTCTTGCCGGAGCCGCTCGTTCCGACCACCGCCAGAAATTCGCCCTCTTCGACCGTGAGGTTCACTCCATCCAGTGCCTTTACAAGATTCGCCCCGGAACCGTAATACTTTTTCAGATTGACTGTTTTTAAGATGTCCATATGATAGTCCCCTTTCTTATCAGCATTTCGGATGCTTTTATACTAGCATCCCTTTCTGACACTCCGCTGACAAAAAAGAAAAAAGTTCTTACAAAACTGTCAGAACCGTCACACGCAGGGCTGGCTTTGCGCCGCGGCGGGTGTCTGAGGCTGGCGTGAATGATGACTTCATACTTCATTCAGCAGGAACACCCGAAAGCAGCTTCCCGCGCCTTCGCGGGAATCGACCGTGATATACCCCTTTTCTTTATTTAAAATTAACTGCGCAAGATACAGCCCCAGACCGCTGCCGCCGGTGTGACCGGTATTCTCCCCGCGGTAAAAGCGCTGGAAAATTTTATTGTATTCCTCCTTTGCGATTCCCTGTCCCTGGTCGCAGATTTCTATCTGCGTGTAGATTTCCATCGGCTGCACGCGTACGGTAATCGTGCTGCCCTCCGGAGAATATTTTACGGCGTTGTCAAGCAGGTTGCCGAGCGCCTCCGCCGTCCAGCCCGGCTCGTGCCAGAGGCGCCGGTCCTCAAACGGCTCCACCTGCAGGGTAATCGCTTTTTCCTCTGCCTGGGCATAGATTCCGCTGACCGCCCTGCCAATCGTCTCCCGGATGCCGGAAAACTGCGCGGTGAATACAATCATACCCCGTTCAAGCTGCGAGGCTTTCAGCATACTCTCCAGCAGCCACTGCATTTTCTCCGCCTGTGCGTTTGCCTGCTGCGCAAACCGGCGGCGCTGCTCCTCTGAGAGTGTATCGTCCTCCAGAAGCTCGGTATACATCCGCACATTTGCCATCGGCGTTTTTAACTGATGCGAGAGGTCGGAAAGAAGCGCCGCCACCTCGTCACGCTCCCGCTCCGCCGCTTCTTCCTTTCCGGCAGCCTGCTGCAAAATGCGCTCCAGGCTGCTCTCCAGCCTGGATTCCCGCGTCTCTTTCATGGTCTGGAATGCGGCGCTGCCCTTTTCCCGGTAATCGCGCAGCAGCTTCTGCATACGGTTCAGCGTGCGCAGCAGATATCCGCCCATCAGCAGTGCCGCCAGAAGTGCCAGCGCCGCCACAGTAAGCGCCGCAGCTACTGTCATCTGTTCCCTGTTCATTATGTTCTCCTCTGATATGGCGGGACTCTGCAATGCGCAAAAATCCCGGCAGCTTCCTTAATGCACATCTACCTGTTCTGCCGGTCTGTCTTCCCACAGATAGCCCATGCCGTGTACTGTTTTGATATATCTGGGATGCGAGGCATCCTCCTCCACCTTTGTGCGCAGGCGCCGGATGTTTACCATCAGGGTGTTTTCCTCCACAAAGCTGCCGCCGCTATCCCACACGCGCGCCAGGATCTGCTCCTTCAGCAGCACCTGGTTTTTATTTTCCAGAAAGTATTTCAACAGCTTAAATTCTGTAAGGCTTAAGTCCAGCTCTCTGTCTTTGAGGTACGCCTTCATTTCTTTTTCCTGCAGACGGATATCCCCGGAAATGAGCCATCCGGAGGAATCCTGCCCGCCCCGCCTGCGCAGAAGCGCCGCAATGCGCGCCTTTAAAACCGCCAGTGAAAAAGGCTTTGCAATGTAATCGTCCGCACCGCTCTCCAGGCACATCACCTGGTCGATCTCCATATCGCGCGCCGTAATCATCAGCACCGGCACGCCCGCCGTCCCGGCAATCTCCCGGCAGAGCGCAAGCCCGTCGCCGTCCGGCAGATTCCAGTCCAGCAGCACCAGGTCCGGCTGCCGTTCTGCAATCGCCTCCCGCCCTGCGCGGCAGGTGGAAAAGCAGCTTATCTGATAGCCCTCCCGCTCCAGCGCAAACGAAATGCCCTCCGCCAGCGCCTCATCGTCTTCTATGAAAAATATCTGTGTCAAATCTGTCCGCCTCCCAAAGCAATCTGATTATGGTAAGAAGACTTTTATTCTACGTAAAAATCAAATGCATATTAGAGTGCCGATTAAGAGAATTCTTATCTTTTTCAATATAATCCCATGTTTTCTGATATGTCCCCGGAGCAGCTACAGCCGGGTCTGATATAAAATCTATAAATTCATTTGCCTTTCCATCATAGCGTTCAGCAAAATCATCTGATAGTATTTGTTTCTCCTCATCTGTAAATGCCTTTAATTCATTATACAATACATGCTCCAA
This is a stretch of genomic DNA from Marvinbryantia formatexigens DSM 14469. It encodes these proteins:
- a CDS encoding sensor histidine kinase → MNREQMTVAAALTVAALALLAALLMGGYLLRTLNRMQKLLRDYREKGSAAFQTMKETRESRLESSLERILQQAAGKEEAAERERDEVAALLSDLSHQLKTPMANVRMYTELLEDDTLSEEQRRRFAQQANAQAEKMQWLLESMLKASQLERGMIVFTAQFSGIRETIGRAVSGIYAQAEEKAITLQVEPFEDRRLWHEPGWTAEALGNLLDNAVKYSPEGSTITVRVQPMEIYTQIEICDQGQGIAKEEYNKIFQRFYRGENTGHTGGSGLGLYLAQLILNKEKGYITVDSREGAGSCFRVFLLNEV
- a CDS encoding response regulator transcription factor encodes the protein MTQIFFIEDDEALAEGISFALEREGYQISCFSTCRAGREAIAERQPDLVLLDWNLPDGDGLALCREIAGTAGVPVLMITARDMEIDQVMCLESGADDYIAKPFSLAVLKARIAALLRRRGGQDSSGWLISGDIRLQEKEMKAYLKDRELDLSLTEFKLLKYFLENKNQVLLKEQILARVWDSGGSFVEENTLMVNIRRLRTKVEEDASHPRYIKTVHGMGYLWEDRPAEQVDVH
- a CDS encoding ABC transporter ATP-binding protein, which codes for MDILKTVNLKKYYGSGANLVKALDGVNLTVEEGEFLAVVGTSGSGKSTLLHMLGGLDYATSGEVIVSGKEIFKLNESELTIFRRRNIGFIFQNYNLVPILNVYENIVLPIELDGEKPDRAFIKEIMNMLGILEKKNSMPNQLSGGQQQRVAIARALASKPAIILADEPTGNLDSRTSQEVLGLLKLTGEQFHQTIVMITHNDAMAQLADRVIRIEDGKITGGQSTPEAYAPRERMQRGARHEK